The sequence GGCGTACAATACATGCAACTGATCACCCCCAAAGGTGGTCAATACCAGATCACCCTGCCGGATGGCACCCAGGTATGGCTTAATTCCGCCACTAAACTAAAGTATCCCGACCATTTTGAAGGGGAATACAGACAGGTGGAACTGGATGGTGAAGCCTACTTCGCAGTTGAAAAAGGCACACAACCTTTCATTGTAAAGAGCCGGCAACAGACAGTACAAGTACTGGGTACTGAATTTAATATTATGGCCTATGCAGATGAAAGCGCTATCCAGACTGCCCTGGTATCTGGTGCAGTCAAAGTAAACGAGACGCTGTTAAAACCAGGTTTTGAGGCTCATTTTTCACCTGAAGGCATACAGGTAGCACGATCTGATCTAAAAGTAGTGACAGCCTGGAAAAACGGCCTGTTTTACTTCAAAGATGCCAGTTTACAAACCGTCATGAACCAGCTGCAACGCTGGTACGATATAGAAGTGACTTACCAATCAGAACGAAAAGGAGATGAATTTAATGGACAAATACCGAGGGATAAACCACTGGGGAGGGTTTTGGAGATCTTAAAACTATCAGGAATCAACTTTAAAATGAATGGCCGGCAATTAATCGTATACTAATTAATTAACTACATGAAAATCGTATTTCGTCCACCGTGATAAATATTTTATTTATCTGATTTCTCGCGTACCACAACGAAGGAAAAGCTGGTAAGTGAAGCAACACTTACCAGCAGAAAACAATGCCTTGCTATCCCGCATGTCGATGGGCCGGATAGCAACTGGCTATGCTTTTATTAAAATCAACCAAAAGTATGCATTTTAATCTTGGGGCTAAAATCTTTATTAGCCGGAAATCGCTGTGTACCAGCATTTCAGTAATCCTGGTACTCATTTTTGTAAGTATTCAGTCCTATGCACAGGTCACTATCTCAGCCAAAAACATTCCTCTCGATCAGGCGTTTGATCAACTCAGCAATCAGACAGGCTATACTTTTTTTTACAATAACAAGGACATCCGCAAACTTGGAAAAGTAGATGTAGCATTCAAAAATGTAAGCCTGGAAACAGCTTTGGGACAACTTTTAAAAGGCATGCCGCTCAACTGGCATATTGTAGACAAAACAGTCGTGATCAGGGCCACTACCCCATCCAATGTACAGGATACTGTGCGGGAAATAACCGGTACGGTACGAAACCGGCTCAGTGAACCCCTGCCCCGTGTAAGCATCAGGGTACAGAATGAAGTATACCAGACTAGCAATGATGGAGAATTTAAAATTAAGATCACTAATGAAGATGCCCCCATCTCCTTTAGTTTTATTGGTTACCAACCTGCTGTATATAAAGCGGGACAGGCTAAAAACGGCAAACTCAATGTCGTACTCGAAGATGCCAAAATCGGTCTGAATGAAGTAGTGGTGAACGGTTATCAGGAAATACATCGCGACAACTACACAGGTACTGCTGTGGTGGTAAGTGGTGAAAAGCTGAAAGAACTGAGTCCGCAAAATCTGTTGCAGGGTATGCAGATGGTAGATCCTTCCTTTAAAATACTCAACAACAATTTCAATGGTTCTAATCCGAATAGTCTGCCAGTGATCAATGTAAGAGGATCTTCTGCCCTGCCCACCGGTAGCGATGGCATACTCAGAAGGGATAACATCACCAGCTCTGTGAACCTGCCGGCCTTCATCCTGGATGGTTACGAAGTGAGTCTCGAAAAAGTATTTGATCTTGATATGAACCGCATTGCCTCCGTTACGTTGCTGAAAGATGCGGCAGCTACCGCCATCTATGGTTCCCGCGCGGCAAACGGGGTATTGGTCATTACGACCAAAGTACCTGCCAATGGGAAATTGCAGGTTACTTATAATCATGAAACCAATATCAATAGTCCGGACCTTACAGATTATCATGTATTGAATGCGACACAAAAACTACAGTACGAACAGCTGGCAGGCGTGTACGATGCCGGTCAGCAAAAAGTGCCACAGGATAACCTGGATGTTTTGTATTACGAGAAATTGAAAAATGTAGTCGGCGGTGTGAATACCTATTGGCTCTCACAACCACTGCGCACGGCCGTTGGCCAGAAGCATGGGGTATACCTGCAGGGTGGTGCCGAGAATTTCAGGTATGGCATCGACCTTCGCTATCAAACCAGACCCGGTGTGATGAAAGGCTCTTCCCGTGATCAGTATTCCGGCGGCATGAATTTTAGCTATAACCTCAGCAATAGAATTAAATTCCAGAATGAGCTGACCATTACACAGGTAAAGGCAAAAGAATCTCCCTATGGCAGTTTCTCAGATTATGTAAAAACCAACCCTTACTACCGCATTACAGATGATAACGGGAATATGCTCCGTGAACTGGAAACATGGAGTGACCGCAATGGTACAGGAGGCGCTTACCAATATGATTATGTGCTGAATCCATTGTACAACTCCACCCTTAGCAGTTTTAATAATAACAACTATAACGAGATCATTGACAACTTTGCTGCGGAGTTTGAAATTGCCAAAGGACTTCGTGTACGTGGTCAGATGAGTTTTACGAACAGACAAACCAATGGCGATAATTTTCTCTCCCCGCTGGCAAATGAATTTTATTTCTATGCGGCCTCTGAGACGGATCAGAAAGGTTCTTATACCAGTAGTAAAACAAAAGAAACTTATTGGGATGGAAACATTCGCCTGAACTATGTAAAGCAAATCCGCGAACATAGCATCAACCTTGTAGCAGGTGCGAATATCAGAACTGAATTTTCCGACTATTCTTCTTTTACGGCGATAGGCTTTCCCAATGATCGTTTTACCAGCGTAGGTTTTGCCAAAGGGTATGCAGAAGGTGCCCACCCCAGTAGCAATATAGAAAGGTCAAGATTGTTTGGCGACTTTATCAGTACGAACTACTCTTATAAAGACAGGTACCTGATGGATGCCACTGTGCGTACAGACGGTTCTTCTAAATTTGGTACGGACAACAGACTGGCACCTTTCTGGTCTTTGGGTGTAGGCTGGAACCTGCATAAGGAAGCCTGGTTCAGCAATCCTGCTATCAGCCAGTTAAGGCTTCGTTTTACAACAGGTCTTACCGGCTCTGTGCAATTCAGTCCTTATCTCTCCCGCACAACCTATACATATGATCAGGATAACTGGTACTCCTCCGGCATAGGCGCTACCGTTGATAATTACGGCAATAAAAACCTGGGATGGCAAAAAACACGCAGCACAGAT is a genomic window of Chitinophaga sp. LS1 containing:
- a CDS encoding FecR family protein codes for the protein MKENKQLIELLEKYQAGTISDEEKAMLESWYNMEAAKPSAPVDDVQESLQRIGNRLPLPKKVNIWPRLVAAAVAILFAVRILFFHTVNPVEKPLVNHIDTIRPGGNHAVLQLASGRQITLNSQQQGIVVKGKQVIYKDGNEVTNTNIGVQYMQLITPKGGQYQITLPDGTQVWLNSATKLKYPDHFEGEYRQVELDGEAYFAVEKGTQPFIVKSRQQTVQVLGTEFNIMAYADESAIQTALVSGAVKVNETLLKPGFEAHFSPEGIQVARSDLKVVTAWKNGLFYFKDASLQTVMNQLQRWYDIEVTYQSERKGDEFNGQIPRDKPLGRVLEILKLSGINFKMNGRQLIVY
- a CDS encoding SusC/RagA family TonB-linked outer membrane protein, translating into MHFNLGAKIFISRKSLCTSISVILVLIFVSIQSYAQVTISAKNIPLDQAFDQLSNQTGYTFFYNNKDIRKLGKVDVAFKNVSLETALGQLLKGMPLNWHIVDKTVVIRATTPSNVQDTVREITGTVRNRLSEPLPRVSIRVQNEVYQTSNDGEFKIKITNEDAPISFSFIGYQPAVYKAGQAKNGKLNVVLEDAKIGLNEVVVNGYQEIHRDNYTGTAVVVSGEKLKELSPQNLLQGMQMVDPSFKILNNNFNGSNPNSLPVINVRGSSALPTGSDGILRRDNITSSVNLPAFILDGYEVSLEKVFDLDMNRIASVTLLKDAAATAIYGSRAANGVLVITTKVPANGKLQVTYNHETNINSPDLTDYHVLNATQKLQYEQLAGVYDAGQQKVPQDNLDVLYYEKLKNVVGGVNTYWLSQPLRTAVGQKHGVYLQGGAENFRYGIDLRYQTRPGVMKGSSRDQYSGGMNFSYNLSNRIKFQNELTITQVKAKESPYGSFSDYVKTNPYYRITDDNGNMLRELETWSDRNGTGGAYQYDYVLNPLYNSTLSSFNNNNYNEIIDNFAAEFEIAKGLRVRGQMSFTNRQTNGDNFLSPLANEFYFYAASETDQKGSYTSSKTKETYWDGNIRLNYVKQIREHSINLVAGANIRTEFSDYSSFTAIGFPNDRFTSVGFAKGYAEGAHPSSNIERSRLFGDFISTNYSYKDRYLMDATVRTDGSSKFGTDNRLAPFWSLGVGWNLHKEAWFSNPAISQLRLRFTTGLTGSVQFSPYLSRTTYTYDQDNWYSSGIGATVDNYGNKNLGWQKTRSTDFGFDLGLFNDRIFLSPRVYYKLTKDLLADISIAPSTGFSSYKENLGDMENKGIELSMRAVVVQNRNWGINVYANLVHNTNKIVRISNSLEAYNNKVNQEQENNSNYKGVPLLRYKEGQSYDAIYAVRSLGIDPENGKEIFVKQDGTLTYQWDARDVRVVGDATPFAQGSFGGSFHYKKFMMSINFQTEFGGDMYNQTLVDRVENANPRYNVDSRVFAEKWKQPGDKTFYKSISDWGQTQVSSRFIQPNNVLSLQSIYCSYDLRVIKKMVRLGMTANDILRWSSVEQERGIDYPFARSITFSLQAQF